The region ATACGGCAACCCCCTGTCGATGGCGTGGCATGTGACCAATGCTCGGAATCGCCACATCGCACCAAGCGATACCGATCACCTCGGAGGCGATTCCGTGCGTATCTCCACGCCACTTCGTGCTGCCCTCGTCACCCTCGCGACTACCGCCGGCCTCGGCCTGGCACCGGACGCGTCAGCCCAGTCAGCGTGCGGCTTCCACCACGTCAACCCAACCCACAACAACGGCGCCGTCTCCCGCTACGACCACTGCGCCGGCTCGTTCATCCTCATCCGAGTCGACACCAGTTCCGGCTACCGCTTCGGCAAGTGCGTCAGCCCGTGGGGATCCGTGCCCTTTTACCCGCGCGAAGGCGTCACCAACGCCTACTACGTTCCCGTGGCCCCGAACACCATGGACGTTGACGGTCGCCGGGTGTGTCGACTGGAACAGCCTGCGGTGTAACCGATACTCGGCGAACTACGAGTGCCCGGCGACGACGTCGCCGGGCACTCGTCAGAGCGGAGCTGCCGAGGTGGCGCGGCACGCTCCGCTCAGCAGGACTGGTCTGCCCCTCGAACAGTGCGAGCTCAGCTTGTGGGTCGGAGGTGGGGGTGGTCGGGCGGGATGAGACCGTCGTGGTCGAGGTAGGCCGTCAACACCGTGATGACCGTCTCGCGCGGCACGACCTGCCAGGCCGGGACCTCTTGAGTGTTGGCCATGTAGTCGAACAAGATGTCCCCGGTGGCGTCGGGGTCACCAACGGTGGCCCGTGGCGGGTTGCCCAGTTCCTGGACGAAGCCTCGGTCCTCCCCGATGCCGACGTAAAGCATCGGCAGCCCGTAGGGGTCCTCGGCCACGGTGATCTCGGCAATCGACGGCACCGGGCCGCCGGTCAGTCGGGTCACCCTGTCGACCAGTTCGGCCAGCTCCGCGTGGGTGGTGATCTCCAGCGGCGTGCTGCCGGTCTCGTGGTCGAAGATCGCGCTCAACGTTGCCACGGTGGTCGTAGCCCTCCCCGGATCGTCTGCTCGTACCCGCCAGAACCGTAGACCGTCAGTGTGGATCCCTCGGGCAGGATCAACCCCACCAGGGTCTCGCACCCGAACCGGCCGGCGCAGGGCCGGTTATTGATCACTACCGCGGCGTGCCGGACGCCTGTGTCGCGCATGTGCATCGCCAGCTTCGTCTCGACATGGGACACAGCGATGGGCACACCTGGCTGCGGCAGCGGCAGTGTCTGGAGGAATTCGCCGGCATCGGTGGCTTCCGGCCCGTTCCCGCTCACGATGGACCGGACCACGCCGTCCGGGCCGACCCAGCGGCCGTGGGTCTTCTGCCCGATGCCACCGACCACCGTCGGCGGCAGGTCCCCACGCAGTTCCTCGACCTTCTCCGGAAGAAGCGACGAGGGCGGATCGGTGGCTGGTGCGGAAGGCGTCGCCTGCGCGGATGGCGTTCGACTGGACGCCGGAGGAGTCGTGGGCGGATGCTCGCCGAGCAGTCCGGCCAAGAACGACTCGGTGTGGCCGACGGCCCTGTCCAGAACCTTGAGCTGGTCCTTGACGCCTCTGACGACATCCGCCAACGTCGCCAAGAGCGCGTCCTTCTCGCCGGTCGAATCGCCCTCCAAGGCAACGGCCAGCAGGGCTTGGGCGTCCTCGACGAGGTTCAGCGTGGCGTTGAGGGCCTCTTCGCACTCGCGCGCCTTCGCCTGGGCGTTGACCACAGCCTCGGCCACGGCCCTCAGAGACGCCACCAACACCCCCGGTGCCTCAATCCGTCGTGCGATCACCATGCCGTATCGGCGACCGAGGCGGGCGGACCATTGGTGCGTCGAGCCGACCGACGCGCCTGCGGTACGCCCGGTACGCGCGTGTTGTGAGCGCGACGGTGCCCCCGTCCGCTGGCCAGGACGGGGGCACCGATCAGTTCCCGCTGGGTGCGGCCGCACGTGCTTTGCCGCTGAACCCAGCGGGATGTCAGATCAGGTCGTCGAACTCTCCGGCCTTGACGCCCAGGACGAAGGCGCGCAGCTCGCCCTGGGTGTAGTGGACCACTGGACTGGCATCACCCAACGTGGAGTTGCGGACCGCCACACCACCGTTCGGCAGCTCCGCGATCTCCACGCATTCACCGCCGTTGCCCTCCCCGGTGCTGAACGAGGACTTGCGCCACTTCAGAGGGGGCTTGTTCGTGCTCATCGCTCTGTTCTCCTAGCTGGACTGGGCTACCGCCCCGGTCCGGACTCGAAGCTGTCCGCCGCCTCCAGTATCAGTGCCAGGGACTCCTGCAAGTCCAGCGCGGCGACCTTGCGCCGATCCCACGCGACCCGGTAAGGCTCAGTTGCCGTCCGATCGCGGTAGAACGACTCGATGTTCAGCGCCTGCACCACGTCGCCGGCCGGGCCGTTCGCGAACCGCAACAGGTTGAAGCTGGAGCCCATCGCCGGGTAGGCACCCGCGGCGATGGGCTGCACCTGGATCTCGACGTTCGGGAGCGCGCACGCGTCGGCCAGGTGCAGAAGTTGTTCACGCATGACCGTGGGGCCGCCGATGGGCAGGCGCAGCGCGAACTCGTGCAGGATCGCCCGGATCATCGGCGGGTTGTTCCGGGTCACGATCCGTTGCCGGGCCTGACGAAGACCTACCAGCTCGTCGACGCGAGTACTGGACAAGAGGTCGCCGTTGCGCCGCCACAGTTCACGCATGTACGCCTCGGTCTGGAAGTAGGCCGGAACGAGGTCGGAGGACACCGCCATCACCTCGACCGCATCCCGTTCCAGCTCCAGGAACGCTCTGGCCTTGACCGGGACAAACATCGGGAACTCGCCGTGCTTGGTCTTGGCGCGGGCCTCTTTCGCCAGCTCCAGCAGCATCGCCAACTCCTCGTCGGCGATCCCGTAGGCCCTGGCAAGGGTCTCGATCTCGTTCCGCTTCCACTTGTAGGTGCCGGCCTCTTTGCGTGACAGCGTCGGCCCGGTGATGTCGATCAGCGCTGCGGCGTCGTCACGGTCGATGCCCGCTTCCTTGCGGAACCCGCGCATCGCGGCACCGAGCTGGCGGCGCTGGCTGATCGCGCTCTCGGTGTGGCCGTTCATCGCCACGGCGGTCCTCTCTGTTCGGTCCACGGCACGCGCCTCCAGCGCGTGCTTACCGCGCGTGTACTCCGCACGCTACTGGTTTCACCCGTTTGATTCGCGGCTAAAAAGGCACGTGCGTGTTCTACTGGTCGCAGCGCTGTAGCGCACACCACAGACTCTCATGCTCGCGGCGGCCCGGTTGGGGTGCTTGCTTGCAAGATCGCCACCCGGCGAGGAGGTGCGACATCGTCATGCTCAAATGCGTTCCCAACAGGCTTTTTGTGCGTGTTTCGGGCAACGGGTTGTCCGTGGCGGCCGGTGAGTGTCGGCGTTCGGGTGGGGATGGGTTCAGGCTCCGTAGCTGGGCAGGGTCCCGCTGGTGCATATGGCACGTGCCTTTTTTGGAAGCGGTTGCCGGGTACGGATGGGGCATGGCCAGGTGCGCTCGAAGACGGCACCAAGATCGACTGTTCACGCTCGCGTTCAACGCGGCTCGCGATGGTTCGCGCGGGGAGGCATTCGCGCCCGGGCTCTGCCCGGCCTCCCGTCGACGCGCCATTGCTCCCTGGATGGCCTGCATCGCCCCGCGCCGGCAGTGGTGCAGGCCATCCCCTTACGTGAGGAGGTGCGCCATGGCCGTCGTCATTGACCTGCCCTTCGGCGATCTCGCCGCCGAAGGGCCGGACGGTTCGGAACCTGACGCGACGCTGGTCGATCCAGCCTGGACCGCCGCGCGTGACCGCCTGGTCGCGTCACTGCGAGGTACTTCACTACCTGTCTACAGCGGGTCTGCGCGGGTCGCGCGATGCGCTGGGAGGCTGCCATGACCGGGCAGATGCTCCTGCTGAAGCTCGCTTGGGCCGGCGGGTCGGTGCCTGATCGGGCCGCGACGTGACGGCCTCTCCTGAGGAACCACCAGGCCGTGACGAGCGTGACCGGCGTGTCTCGGTGTGGAGCCATCCGGACATGGCGGCTGGCGTGTTTCGCCGACTGGTGCACCGCGTCGCCGAGGACGGGACGTGGATCCGGTTGAAAGGTTTGACGTTCTGGGTCGCGGACTGCGGTGCGATGGCCATTCCGACTACGCGCCCGTGCTCGGACTGGACGTGGTGCGCAGCGTGCTGGGCGGGACTCTCGCCGGCAATCGAGATCATGAAGGGACTAAAAGCGTTGGACGAGCCCATCGGCGACGAGCGCTCGGCGACGACGACCGGCGCAAGGTTCGCGTCGTGAAGGCGGGGCGCCCTGGGATCCGGGTGATGAGCGGCGAGTTGTACACCGCCGTGCAGACGTGGACGCGCGATCCGGACCACAGCGTCATCCTGATCGGAACGTGCCATGTCGGCGAGCTCGACTACTACGACACTGTCGAGTGCATTGTGGCTTCGCACCCAGAGGCGACCGTCCACTACGGATTTCAGGTGCGGGAGAGCCCACCACCGTCGATGACAGCGGTCGAGCGGTGGCGGTTGACCGCGTCCAGGGCAGGAGTCGGGGCGCTGGGCAGGCGATGGGCAGCCGAGATGGTCGGCCTGGCCAGCCGGAATGGCCTCTTTGTGGGTAAGGACTGGCGCAACGTCGACCTGGCCGAGTTGGACGTGCTGCGGTTGGCTCAACCGTCTTGGTGGACCGTGCCAGGTATGAGGGTTGAAGTCGGACTCGCTCCGGAGCCGACTGACCGCCGATTCTGCTTTCTGGCGAGGATGTTGCGATGCCTCTTGATGCAGGGCATGAGGTGGGAGCACCTGGCGGGGCGGGGTGCGATTTGGGGCTGGCGCGACGCGCACGCGACGACTCGCGTTCTGCGAGCGGTGCACAACGGTCCAGTAGTGCTGATCTGGGACGCAGGACGCCTGTCCCACGTGGGAGACCTGCTCTCGCGCAATGACTTTCGCCTGAACAGAACCCAGTGGGTGCAGGCAGTTCGCAGGGAACCGGACGCCGGGCTACTTGCCCGGCGGCGTGCGGACAACGAAGAGAACGACTTGAACGAGAACGAGGTTAGGTCATGACACAAGATGAAAAGATCGAGTCCAGCGTGCGCTTGTCCGTGCCGGCTGGCACACGGGTCGCGCTGCAAGGCTCGACCCAGGGACGCGTGTACCTGATGATCGGTGACGAGTACGAGGTGTCGCTGGACGCATCTCATGTCCGCGAGCTGCTGGCTCAGGGGTGCACGGCGCTGGGAGATTCGGCGACCGTTTTGGCCGCTGAGGAGGCAGTGAGTGACGCGTGGGAAGCCGGCGCGCAGGCTCGTACCGCTGCCAGGCAGGCGCGTGAGCATGGAAAGGCGGCGCGACGGGTAGGGGCGGCCGTTGAGGCGGACCAGGTAGAGGACGCGGCCCGCGTGGCAGAGGATGCCGCGAACTGCGCCAGGAATGCTGTGCGGGCGGCGTTCGAGCTGATCGACTCGGCTGACCTTGCCGCTGCGGACGTCCGCGCCGCAGGAGAAGCAGCTCGTGTCGCCGCAGCCAGCGGCGAAGGTGGGCCGGCCCTGCAACCGGCCTGAACCACGGTTTGAGGTCGAAGCCGAGCCGGACAACGACGGCTAGCTCTCGACAAGGCGCACGGTGGCCCTGGCCCGCCGGGGCCACCGTGCGCAGGAAGTCCACCGTCGCGACCAGCGCCGCCCAGGGCAGACATATCGCAGCGGGGTGGAGTTCGAAAGCTGTTTGTCACAACGCGTTTCGGGACCAAG is a window of Saccharothrix espanaensis DSM 44229 DNA encoding:
- a CDS encoding DUF6355 family natural product biosynthesis protein; the protein is MAWHVTNARNRHIAPSDTDHLGGDSVRISTPLRAALVTLATTAGLGLAPDASAQSACGFHHVNPTHNNGAVSRYDHCAGSFILIRVDTSSGYRFGKCVSPWGSVPFYPREGVTNAYYVPVAPNTMDVDGRRVCRLEQPAV
- a CDS encoding Imm1 family immunity protein; its protein translation is MATLSAIFDHETGSTPLEITTHAELAELVDRVTRLTGGPVPSIAEITVAEDPYGLPMLYVGIGEDRGFVQELGNPPRATVGDPDATGDILFDYMANTQEVPAWQVVPRETVITVLTAYLDHDGLIPPDHPHLRPTS
- a CDS encoding DddA-like double-stranded DNA deaminase toxin, producing MAEAVVNAQAKARECEEALNATLNLVEDAQALLAVALEGDSTGEKDALLATLADVVRGVKDQLKVLDRAVGHTESFLAGLLGEHPPTTPPASSRTPSAQATPSAPATDPPSSLLPEKVEELRGDLPPTVVGGIGQKTHGRWVGPDGVVRSIVSGNGPEATDAGEFLQTLPLPQPGVPIAVSHVETKLAMHMRDTGVRHAAVVINNRPCAGRFGCETLVGLILPEGSTLTVYGSGGYEQTIRGGLRPPWQR
- a CDS encoding DUF397 domain-containing protein is translated as MSTNKPPLKWRKSSFSTGEGNGGECVEIAELPNGGVAVRNSTLGDASPVVHYTQGELRAFVLGVKAGEFDDLI
- a CDS encoding helix-turn-helix domain-containing protein, which gives rise to MDRTERTAVAMNGHTESAISQRRQLGAAMRGFRKEAGIDRDDAAALIDITGPTLSRKEAGTYKWKRNEIETLARAYGIADEELAMLLELAKEARAKTKHGEFPMFVPVKARAFLELERDAVEVMAVSSDLVPAYFQTEAYMRELWRRNGDLLSSTRVDELVGLRQARQRIVTRNNPPMIRAILHEFALRLPIGGPTVMREQLLHLADACALPNVEIQVQPIAAGAYPAMGSSFNLLRFANGPAGDVVQALNIESFYRDRTATEPYRVAWDRRKVAALDLQESLALILEAADSFESGPGR